A window from Toxoplasma gondii ME49 chromosome IX, whole genome shotgun sequence encodes these proteins:
- a CDS encoding thioredoxin family Trp26 protein (encoded by transcript TGME49_290260): MPGVHGPQCGCVHEIDLKGAQFLLPYINLEGIRGLNEQVQNSARTIFKSYEDRLDETKFCRSEEDDPELMIHIPFKSPCKISSLHLIGGDNGRSPASVKIYADQENLDFSTVHDTPCIQEVELVTDFHGAVEYPLKVTKLQNVTCLTLFFPQNMGGDFLELFYIGLRGEGSNYQRRAVVTVYEANANPADHEVASEHGVQATALEEGN; the protein is encoded by the exons ATGCCAGGTGTTCATGGGCCACAATGTGGCTGTGTGCACGAGATCGACCTGAAGGGAGCACAATTCCTCCTGCCGTATATCAACCTCGAGGGTATTCGAGGACTTAACGAGCAG GTTCAGAACTCGGCGAGAACAATTTTCAAGTCGTATGAAGACCGTCTGGATGAGACGAAATTTTGCCGCAGTGAAGAGGACGACCCTGAGCTG ATGATTCACATCCCTTTTAAATCTCCTTGCAAG ATATCCAGTCTTCACCTCATTGGCGGCGACAATGGGCGTTCCCCGGCCTCTGTCAAGATTTATGCAGACCAAGAAAACCTTGATTTCAGCAC AGTCCACGATACCCCATGCATTCAAGAAGTGGAATTAGTCACCGACTTCCATGGCGCCGTCGAGTATCCGTTGAAG GTGACAAAGCTCCAGAATGTGACGTGTCTcacgctcttcttccctcaaAACATGGGGGGCGATTTCCTTGAGCTCTTCTACATCG GCCTCCGCGGGGAGGGTTCGAACTACCAACGACGAGCGGTCGTCACG GTTTACGAAGCGAACGCAAACCCTGCAGACCACGAAGTGGCCAGTGAACACGGAGTTCAGGCCACAGCTTTGGAAGAAGGAAATTGA
- a CDS encoding ubiquitin-activating enzyme E1 family protein (encoded by transcript TGME49_290290) codes for MATPQESSGAAAHIDTDLYSRQIGAFGLETMGKLITLRVLISGMRGVGAECAKNLILAGPNTVVLHDPAPCEMRDLGSNFCLTEEHVKKGVSRAEASKNYLAELNQYVTVDVLPDEKLTQEVVSRFDVVIVTEAGNEELKKTNAFCRSASKPVGFIAANVFGLAASVFVDLGERFVCLDSDGEEPREVIVAGITHERAATVHTHTDKLLPFQDGDFVVFREVQGMEINDLQPMQIRVTGKHSFQIGDTTAFSPYVSGGIARQVKMPQTIRFKSYEASCRAPVAAGEAMLIVPDLGKFGQSEQLHLAFQAVLNFRDRNGGNAHALPPHPLDAARAGSQQAAVAACVAEAQRLNGEAKQLAERGEQGVVFVDQVDEKLVANVAAYAQCQISPMAAFVGGVIAQEVVKFTGKFSPLRGFLYMDAFEALLSPEAKAALGETGKHREKYSIDSRYADQVALFGSEFQHALGRTHAFVVGAGALGCELLKSLALMGCGCGPEKEGKVTVTDMDRIEVSNLNRQFLFRREHVGKAKSVTAAASVQTMNPDLQIVALEDRVGVETEATVFTDDFWRSQHIIVNALDNIQARQYVDGRCVWFGLPLLESGTLGTKGNVQVVLPFMTQCYSDSADPPEESIPLCTLRHFPHAIEHTIEWARDCFQGVFCDAVSEPNKFRENPQKYLERLRGEGILSVQKDRLEKIRDLVSQWQDKETKAFSPPSFERCVEKAVFLFQDLFFNQISQLLYSFPLDHRTSEGTLFWAPPKRPPTPISFDANDPASLDFVVAASNLFAFNFGLPAVRDVSKIQAIAARVAIPQFTPKRLHINTDDAEKPNGSGPPGASFAAPHPSLSLSAEAEEEVVAGLEKHLLATADLEKMVFVPVEFEKDDDTNFHIDLVHAASTLRAMNYKIPCCDRNKTKIIAGRIIPAIATTTAMITGLVSLELLKTVTYKQRKLEDFKNAFANLALPLWLFSEPMPPNRVVDKDFDPVACGPIRAMPKGFSCWDKIQVDIPGCTVQQLCEFLEEKFDVEVNILSVGNFCLYNSFLPVHKQQRFKRSIVELIEEVTKTSGQKSVAVESSCSAKSDGVDVLLPTICVLNK; via the exons ATGGCGACACCTCAGGAGAGCTCCGGCGCCGCCGCGCATATAGACACAGACTTGTACAGCAGACAGATTGGAGCCTTTGGCTTGGAAACCATGGGGAAACTCATCACTCTCAGAGTCCTCATTTCGGGCATGAGAGGCGTCGGCGCCGAATGCG CGAAGAATTTGATTTTAGCGGGTCCCAACACAGTGGTGCTCCACGACCCCGCGCCATGCGAAATGCGAGATTTGGGAAGCAACTTTTGTCTCACTGAAGAACATGTGAAGAAGGGTGTAAGCCGTGCAGAAGCGTCGAAAAATTACCTCGCGGAACTGAATCAATACGTCACTGTAGACGTCCTGCCAGACGAAAAACTGACACAG GAGGTCGTCTCTCGGTTCGACGTGGTAATTGTCACGGaggcaggaaacgaagagctgaagaagaccaATGCATTTTGTCGCTCTGCCTCGAAGCCTGTGGGCTTCATCGCGGCGAACGTATTCGGCCTGGCCGCCTCGGTGTTCGTGGACCTCGGGGAgcgcttcgtctgtctcgacagcgacggcgaggagccTCGCGAAGTGATTGTGGCGGGGATCACGCATGAACGCGCGGCGACtgtgcacacacacacagacaaacTTCTGCCTTTCCAGGACGGCgacttcgtcgtcttccgcGAAGTCCAGGGCATGGAGATCAACGACTTGCAACCCATGCAGATCCGTGTGACGGGGAAGCACAGCTTCCAGATCGGAGACACCACCGCGTTCTCCCCGTACGTCTCCGGAGGCATCGCGCGACAGGTGAAGATGCCCCAGACGATCCGCTTCAAGTCCTACGAGGCATCGTGTCGCGCTCCCGTGGCTGCGGGTGAAGCGATGCTGATCGTCCCGGACCTGGGCAAGTTCGGACAGTCGGAGCAGCTTCACCTGGCCTTCCAAGCGGTCTTGAATTTCCGCGACCGGAACGGCGGAAACGCCCATGCGCTTCCTCCCCACCCGCTCGACGCGGCTCGCGCAGGCAGCCAGCAGGCAGCTGTGGCTGCGTGCGTTGCGGAGGCGCAGCGCCTGAAtggggaggcgaagcagctgGCGGAACGAGGCGAACAGGGAGTGGTTTTCGTCGATCAGGTCGACGAGAAGCTCGTCGCGAACGTCGCCGCCTACGCCCAGTGCCAGATCTCGCCGATGGCTGCGTTCGTCGGCGGCGTGATTGCTCAAGAAGTCGTCAAGTTCACCGGAAAATTCTCGCCGCTGCGCGGCTTCCTCTACATGGACGCCTTCGAggcgctcctctctccggaGGCAAAGGCCGCAttgggagagacaggaaaacacCGAGAAAAGTACAGCATCGACAGTCGCTACGCAGATCAAGTTGCACTCTTCGGATCCGAGTTCCAACATGCTCTCGGACGCACGCATGCCTTTGTTGTCGGGGCCGGCGCGCTCGGCTGTGAGCTCCTCAAAAGTCTCGCTCTCATGGGCTGCGGGTGCGGAcctgaaaaagaaggaaaagtcACTGTCACAGACATGGATCGAATCGAAGTCTCCAACCTCAATCGACAGTTCCTCTTTCGCAGAGAACATGTCGGGAAGGCCAAGAGCGTCACTGCCGCCGCTTCTGTGCAAACCATGAATCCTGACCTTCAG ATCGTGGCTCTCGAAGACCGCGTCGGagtcgagacagaggcaaCCGTCTTCACTGACGACTTCTGGCGAAGCCAGCACATCATCGTCAATGCTCTGGACAACATTCAG GCGCGACAATATGTCGATGGTCGCTGCGTCTGGTTCGGCTTGCCTCTGCTCGAAAGTGGAACTCTTGGAACCAAGGGAAATGTTCAG GTGGTGCTACCCTTCATGACGCAATGTTACTCCGACAGCGCAGATCCTCCCGAGGAGTCGATTCCTCTCTGCACGCTTCGCCATTTCCCGCATGCAATTGAGCATACCATCGAGTGGGCTCGAGATTGCTTCCAGGGTGTCTTTTGCGACGCCGTCAGCGAGCCGAACAAGTTTCGAGAAAACCCACAAAAGTACCTCGAACGCCTCCGAGGAG AAGGCATTCTCTCAGTGCAGAAGGACCGACTGGAGAAGATTCGGGACCTGGTCTCTCAGTGGCAGgacaaagagacgaaggcgttTTCTCCGCCCTCGTTCGAACGCTGCGTAGAGAAggccgtttttctctttcaagATTTATTCTTCAATCAAATCTCTCAACTTCTCTACTCGTTCCCGCTGGACCACCGCACTTCAGAAGGCACTCTGTTTTGGGCTCCGCCCAAGCGGCCGCCGACGCCGATCTCCTTCGACGCGAACGaccctgcttctctcgacttcgttGTCGCAGCATCCAACCTCTTTGCCTTCAACTTT GGCCTGCCGGCGGTGAGGGATGTATCGAAGATTCAGGCGATTGCGGCGAGGGTGGCGATTCCTCAGTTCACTCCCAAGAGGCTGCACATTAATACGGACGACGCGGAGAAGCCGAACGGAAGCGGCCCTCCAGGAGCGTCTTTCGCTGCACCCCAtccgagtctctctcttAGCGCGgaagctgaggaagaagtcgtCGCTGGTCTGGAAAAACATCTCCTGGCCACGG cggATCTCGAGAAGATGGTCTTCGTCCCGGTCGAGTTCGAGAAGGACGACGACACGAACTTCCACATCGAtttggtgcatgcagcgtcgACGCTTCGCGCGATGAACTACAAGATTCCGTGCTGCGACAGAAACAAGACCAAGATCATTGCAGGGCGCATTATTCCGGCGATCGCCACAACAACGGCGATGATCACgggtctcgtctctctggaaCTCCTCAAGACGGTCACTTACAAACAGCGAAAACTGGAGGATTTCAAGAACGCCTTTGCCAACCTCGCCCTCCCTCTGTGGCTCTTCAGCGAGCCTATGCCGCCAAACCGCGTAGTCGACAAG GATTTTGACCCCGTTGCATGCGGACCCATCCGAGCGATGCCGAAAGGATTCTCTTGCTGGGACAAGATTCAAGTCGACATCC CTGGATGCACCGTGCAGCAACTCTGCGAGTTCCTGGAGGAGAAATTTGATGTCGAAGTCAACATCCTTTCTGTCGGAAACTTCTGTCTCTACAACAGCTTCCTCCCAGTCCACAAACAACAACGCTTCAAAAGGTCCATTGTCGAG CTCATCGAGGAAGTAACAAAGACTTCCGGGCAAAAGTCCGTGGCGGTggagagcagctgcagcgctAAGAGCGATGGCGTCGATGTGCTGCTTCCCACAATTTGTGTACTCAACAAATGA
- a CDS encoding SPRY domain-containing protein (encoded by transcript TGME49_290270) has translation MQAPPYRAAPPAAEERGPPPPIVYDLPSKSSSTSSSSSSSSSSSSCSSSSSSSSFSLFPVRLDAADAHLDLEVDASTGLSASCMHTNGCQYTWKGIRSTYGVRGSGQVYFETKVVHAPTVVMPETPVHTRNVCRVGVSLPLTSLFLGESSDSWGYGGTAKKSFSRKFENYGETYGVGDVIGTIIDLDDLRLSFTKNGKFLGVAYDLPPRVRDSGLFPHFCLKNVDIQVNFNAASAWFPPPNSKIQFLGDVPEKDLMANLVEHPASPKDCEFIMMVGVPACGKTFWAEQHCRANPRKSFVLLGTNAVIDQMRVMGVKRQSNYAERWEELMTTATSVFNTLIERASSGAVPRNVIIDQTNVFKNARRRKVQPFREWGVRRAVTIVTDERTLQQRTAKREREEGKFVPVSAVMDMKAAFSLPAYDDGFTEIEFPEMPEQDSRQEVRRMNEEGRRFKRENPRASGNQPKPHMESRQGEFAGEKDFRNAKRQRDDCGPYDSRRCPPSQADWSGGGEGWASGPQFSHSSWGDNYQGGPARRVECQRDFQGYDGKRQRHDYGPQGYGHGDPQGYGGPQGYGHGGPQGYGHGGPQGYGRGGPQGYGRGGPQGYGHGDPQGYGRGGPQGYGRGGPQNYGDSFRGNSGANGW, from the exons ATGCAAGCCCCGCCATACCGAGCTGCCCCGCCTGCCGCGGAGGAACGCGGCCCGCCTCCTCCCATCGTCTACGACCTTCCCTCTAAGTCCTCTTctacttcttcctcttcttcctcttcttcctcttcttcttcctgttcttcttcctcttcttcttcctctttctcacTTTTCCCGGTGCGACTCGACGCGGCGGACGCCCACTTGGACCTGGAAGTCGACGCCTCCACAGGGTTGAGCGCgtcttgcatgcacacgaACGGGTGTCAGTACACCTGGAAGGGGATTCGGTCAACGTACGGAGTTCGAGGATCTGGGCAGGTCTACTTCGAGACGAAAGTTGTGCATGCGCCCACAGTCGTGATGCCCGAGACGCCTGTGCATACGCGGAACGTCTGCCGTGTCGGTGTCAGCCTTCCTCTCAcgagtctcttcctcg GAGAGTCGAGTGATTCTTGGGGTTACGGAGGCACTGCGAAAAAGTCTTTTTCGCGCAAATTCGAGAACTACGGAGAGACGTACGGCGTCGGGGACGTGATCGGAACGATCATCGACTTAGACGATCTGCGGCTGTCCTTCACGAAAAATGGAAAGTTCCTTGGAGTCGCCTACGACCTTCCCCCGCGCGTTCGAGATTCCGGACTCTTTCCTCACTTTTGTTTGAAAAACGTGGATATTCAAGTGAACTTTAACGCGGCCTCTGCCTGGTTTCCTCCCCCAAACTCGAAGATCCAGTTCCTCGGAGATGTTCCGGAAAAG GACTTGATGGCGAACCTGGTGGAGCATCCTGCGAGTCCAAAGGACTGTGAATTCATCATGATGGTGGGCGTTCCTGCATGCGGAAAGACGTTCTGGGCAGAGCAGCACTGTCGCGCGAATCCGCGAAAGAGCTTCGTTCTGCTCGGCACAAACGCCGTGATCGACCAGATGCGCGTCATGGGTGTAAAGAGACAAAGTAACTACGCAGAAAGATGGGAAGAACTCATGACGACAGCTACGTCCGTGTTCAACACCTTGATCGAACGTGCGAGCTCCGGAGCGGTCCCCAGAAATGTCATCATCGACCAGACGAACGTCTTCAAAAATGCCCGCAGACGCAAAGTGCAACCTTTCCGAG AGTGGGGAGTGAGAAGAGCTGTGACAATCgtgacagacgagagaactCTGCAGCAACGCACGGCGAAGCGCgaacgcgaggaaggaaaatTCGTACCAGTTTCGGCAGTTATGGATATGAAA gccgccttctcgctgcctGCCTACGACGACGGATTCACTGAGATCGAGTTTCCTGAGATGCCCGAGCAAGACAGTCGCCAGGAGGTCCGGCGAAtgaacgaagaaggcagacgctTCAAACGCGAAAATCCGCGTGCG AGCGGCAACCAACCGAAACCGCACATGGAGAGTCGACAGGGAGAGTTTGCAGGCGAGAAGGATTTCCGGAACGCGAAGCGACAGCGCGACGACTGCGGTCCGTACGACTCGAGGCGCTGTCCGCCGTCGCAAGCCGATTGGTccggaggcggcgaagggTGGGCGTCAGGTCCCCAGTTCTCTCATTCTTCTTGGGGAGACAACTACCAGGGAGGCCCGGCTCGCCGCGTTGAGTGCCAGAGAGATTTCCAGGGGTACGACGGGAAGAGACAACGCCACGACTACGGCCCCCAGGGGTATGGGCATGGAGACCCGCAGGGGTATGGAGGCCCCCAGGGGTATGGGCATGGAGGCCCCCAGGGGTATGGGCATGGAGGCCCTCAGGGGTATGGGCGTGGAGGCCCCCAGGGGTATGGGCGCGGAGGCCCGCAGGGGTATGGGCATGGGGACCCGCAGGGGTATGGGCGTGGAGGCCCCCAGGGGTATGGGCGTGGAGGCCCGCAGAACTACGGGGACTCTTTTCGAGGAAATTCGGGTGCGAACGGTTGGTAA
- a CDS encoding hypothetical protein (encoded by transcript TGME49_290250~Signal peptide predicted by SignalP 2.0 HMM (probability 0.922) with cleavage site probability 0.816 at residue 22), producing the protein MKLVHVSVTVTLVGRLFGVSNALMCTPEVCQRCCAPVATGCAPAFQQTEQGFLVSDYTFCQECECDDPGNGCGWLAYGTGRMQCSSCDFLRPVAQRLPGAEISGCGTVALNGQIVYNDMPDTTQARLGFTV; encoded by the exons ATGAAGCTAGTTCATGTATCCGTTACAGTTACTCTGGTGGGTAGACTTTTTGGGGTCTCCAACGCCTTAATGTGTACGCCGGAG GTGTGCCAGAGGTGCTGTGCTCCCGTAGCTACAG GATGTGCCCCTG CCTTCCAACAGACTGAACAGGGTTTCCTGGTGTCCG ATTACACTTTTTGTCAGGAGTGTGAATGCGATGACCCGGGAAACG GTTGCGGCTG GTTAGCATACGGCACGGGGCGTATGCAGTGCAGTTCGTGTGACTTCCTGCGACCCGTCGCGC AAAG ACTTCCCGGTGCGGAGATCTCTGGATGCGGTACCGTTGCTCTCAATGGGCAGATCGTGTATAACGACATGCCGG ATACAACTCAAGCCC GACTTGGGTTTACAGTTTAG
- a CDS encoding hypothetical protein (encoded by transcript TGME49_290300), giving the protein MSCSCPSLCEIGDFRFPAGASSLAGRLPCLTSPRQRSFPEHKMVSHTAGCSLPWRRRLGVFSLVATVQGALYPSAVLSLRMSVGTDTRDSSLSPPVAVPPSAAAASSASSWFNSSPSELSAPSSSAPEPPFFSPSALGFGQLAPPLVMKVPQMPASSLPPVPDNSETHEPCLLPSPISTQSASLSLLEEAADHTVPPQESTASTESAASGEAVSSPPSDLSCTVAFEGPISRAPTLTLSSSSDAGPFLAIFRDTHPSANGWIHGFHKELRTGYKGPFGGENGEYVRCHPPAGAHDYEVLVFDQDYELGPKLKAMAHTTWNTRARALGTEEDLIKDIAHNAPSGATPKIVTRCSVTVSHEQIAEGQ; this is encoded by the coding sequence ATGTCTTGTTCCTGCCCCTCCCTTTGCGAAATCGGCGACTTTCGATTTCCGGCCGGCGCGTCCTCGCTAGCTGGCCGTCTGCCTTGCCTTACATCGCCAAGACAAAGAAGTTTCCCGGAACACAAAATGGTAAGCCACACCGCAGGATGCAGCTTGCCATGGCGGAGGCGTCTCGGTGTTTTTTCGCTGGTCGCCACCGTACAAGGGGCTCTCTACCCTTCCGCAGTCCTCAGCTTGCGGATGTCAGTCGGCACAGACACCCGCGACAGCAGCCTCAGTCCGCCAGTCGCAGTGCCGCCCAGCGCTGCTGCAGCAAGCAGCGCCTCTTCATGGTTCAATTCGTCTCCCTCTGAACTCTCggctccttcttcatctgctcccgaacctcctttcttttcgccCTCGGCCTTGGGTTTTGGCCAACTAGCCCCCCCCCTCGTCATGAAGGTGCCGCAGATGCCTGCGTCCTCGTTGCCGCCGGTCCCGGACAATTCCGAAACACACGAGCCTTgcttgcttccttctcccatCTCCACGCAGTCggcatctctctcccttctggaagaagcagcagatcACACGGTGCCTCCGCAGGAGTCTACAGCTTCAACTGAATCTGCGGCTTCTGGAGAAGCTGTATCCTCACCGCCTTCTGACCTGAGTTGTACAGTCGCATTTGAGGGACCGATCAGCCGAGCCCCCACACTaactctgtcgtcttcttcggacGCGGGTCCTTTCCTCGCTATTTTCCGCGATACACACCCATCAGCGAACGGGTGGATTCACGGATTCCACAAGGAGCTACGCACGGGCTACAAAGGCCCCTTCGGCGGGGAGAATGGCGAGTACGTGCGTTGCCATCCACCGGCAGGTGCACACGATTACGAGGTCCTCGTGTTTGACCAGGACTACGAACTTGGGCCGAAACTAAAGGCGATGGCTCACACGACGTGGAACACCCGAGCTCGAGCGTTGGGGACCGAAGAAGACCTCATCAAAGACATCGCACACAACGCTCCCTCCGGTGCGACTCCCAAAATCGTCACTAGGTGCTCCGTCACCGTCTCCCATGAACAAATCGCAGAAGGTCAATAA
- a CDS encoding hypothetical protein (encoded by transcript TGME49_290280) — MKICREWRREVDEQCREKNVEREELEAVEETSGCPREKKRREAAEKEISGIGSHGGIQQRKTKRATRREQRREQLSKRIPALAGPSMQWPRKGVFQENRKSDTTREKKRDSRMQRLYREK; from the coding sequence ATGAAGATCTgcagagagtggagacgcgaggtGGACGAGCAGTGCCGCGAAAAGAACgtggagagggaggagctGGAGGCAGTCGAAGAAACCTCCGGATGtccacgagagaaaaagcgaagagaagctgccGAGAAGGAGATTAGCGGGATCGGAAGTCACGGGGGAAtccagcagagaaagactaaacgcgcgacgagaagagaacagcggAGAGAACAGCTCTCCAAACGGATTCCGGCCCTGGCTGGCCCTTCGATGCAGTGGCCGAGAAAAGGCGTTTTccaggaaaacagaaaaagcgacacaactcgcgagaagaaacgagactcCCGCATGCAGCGTCTTTATAGGGAAAAATAG